One segment of Triticum aestivum cultivar Chinese Spring chromosome 2A, IWGSC CS RefSeq v2.1, whole genome shotgun sequence DNA contains the following:
- the LOC123187156 gene encoding pumilio homolog 3, producing MAPFGDGGGMGGGAFGDGGMGGGAFGGAGRAFGHGGEEDAAGWGWDPLRSGSAPPTMDGALLAPEGVLGGGGGGGDSFFSGAGGLGARLDEVSRRRGVIDQDHYGNSALLSKGVGGPQLNGTRGFDGQPFRPSIVRGVGATPNHSTFDMGSTLAEHDAEFYGHQNHFMPDMGKINTFGRRDFDSTYLSDSDLSDTFSGLRLSNRASFDERSHEKELLDEMLMHRRYFNSNMADDSRLPSAGNAFHSPRSKHMDFRPTRRNCLRRQNSSIDAPNVPRMNHHHMDNVDQLSFAGRLTLMQSGNLRGEANYLRDAATTNMINPLSSRNNTITDLDLARNRRAYLEDQFARQCLQNESSYVPKSGLSYSGNRLYHDEPCFPSSRAQRLGPNFHPNLGSIPCHGDQQSRLFSVNRRPAGRNMGLQSNQENAVEHCIDSIDRNSEETLELLDAVGHVMNVSVDQHGSRFIQQKLEEASAEDREKIFPEILANVIALTTDVFGNYVIQKFFEFATESQLKQLADKLNGHIKALSGQMYGCRVVQKVIEVVDMDTKIAIVYELMDSVLDCIGDQNGNHVIQKCIECVPEDRIPFVLEPILSQIFKLCTHQYGCRVIQRVLEHCRKPATQSAVMNEIVQHAFSLTEDKYGNYVVQHVLQHGKPEERSSIIQKLTGQVVILSQQKYASNVIEKCLTYGTPEERDVLIREIFSCGQTFQTLMKDQFGNYVVQKVLQTCDDKHLEMILSSIKVHLNELKNYTYGKHIVARVEKLIITGENRVRMASKPCRCQQAAKCADADADSS from the exons ATGGCGCCGTTCGGGGACGGCGGCGGGATGGGGGGAGGCGCGTTCGGCGACGGGGGGATGGGCGGCGGCGCGTTCGGCGGCGCCGGACGCGCGTTCGGGCACGGCGGGGAGGAGGACGCCGCGGGGTGGGGCTGGGACCCGCTGCGCAGCGGCAGCGCGCCCCCGACCATGGACGGCGCGCTGCTGGCGCCGGAGGGggttcttggcggcggcggcggcggcggggattcGTTCTTCTCCGGGGCCGGCGGGCTCGGCGCCAGGCTCGACGAGGTCAGCAGGCGCCGCGGGGTCATCGACCAG GACCATTATGGTAACTCTGCATTACTATCTAAAGGTGTCGGAGGCCCCCAGCTTAATGGTACCAGAGGGTTTGATGGGCAGCCATTTAGACCAAGCATAGTTCGTGGTGTTGGCGCAACACCAAACCACTCCACATTTGATATGGGTTCAACATTGGCAgaacatgatgctgaattttatggCCATCAGAATCACTTCATGCCAGACATGGGAAAGATCAACACTTTTGGCAGAAGGGACTTTGATTCTACTTATCTCTCAGATTCTGATCTTTCAGATACTTTCTCTGGATTGAGGCTGTCTAATAGGGCATCATTTGATGAAAGGAGTCATGAGAAAGAGCTGCTGGATGAAATGCTTATGCATCGCAGATATTTCAACTCTAATATGGCTGATGATAGCCGGCTTCCTTCAGCTGGTAATGCTTTTCACTCACCTAGGTCCAAGCACATGGATTTTCGCCCGACACGTCGAAATTGTTTACGTAGGCAGAACAGTTCAATTGATGCCCCCAATGTCCCAAGGATGAATCACCATCACATGGATAATGTTGATCAACTGTCTTTTGCTGGAAGGCTAACTTTGATGCAGTCAGGCAATTTGCGTGGGGAGGCCAATTATCTCCGTGATGCAGCTACAACAAATATGATAAACCCCTTGAGCAGTAGAAACAACACCATTACAGACTTGGATCTGGCTAGGAATCGTAGGGCATACCTTGAGGATCAGTTTGCCCGGCAGTGTCTGCAGAATGAAAGTAGTTATGTACCAAAATCTGGTCTCTCTTATAGTGGTAACAGGCTCTATCATGATGAGCCTTGTTTCCCCTCTTCAAGGGCGCAAAGATTAGGGCCTAACTTTCATCCTAATTTGGGGAGCATTCCATGTCACGGTGACCAGCAATCACGACTCTTCTCTGTTAATAGAAGGCCAGCTGGTAGGAATATGGGCCTGCAGAGCAATCAAGAAAATGCTGTAGAACACTGCATAGATTCTATTGATAGAAACAGTGAAGAAACCTTGGAGCTACTTGATGCAGTTGGCCATGTCATGAATGTCAG CGTGGATCAACATGGCAGTCGGTTTATTCAACAGAAACTAGAAGAGGCATCTGCTGAGGATAGGGAAAAGATCTTTCCAGAGATACTGGCCAATGTTATTGCTCTAACAACTGATGTGTTTGGTAATTATGTGATCCAGAAG TTCTTTGAGTTCGCTACGGAGAGCCAGCTGAAACAGTTAGCAGATAAACTCAATGGCCATATTAAGGCTCTAAGCGGTCAGATGTATGGTTGCAGAGTTGTTCAAAAG GTTATTGAGGTAGTTGATATGGACACAAAGATTGCTATAGTTTATGAGCTCATGGATTCTGTTCTGGATTGTATCGGTGATCAGAATGGCAACCATGTAATCCAGAAGTGCATTGAGTGTGTTCCTGAAGATCGCATTCCATTTGTTTTAGAGCCTATACTATCACAAATTTTTAAGCTTTGTACTCACCAATATGGCTGTAGAGTTATTCAG AGAGTTTTGGAGCATTGCCGTAAACCGGCGACTCAAAGTGCTGTGATGAATGAAATTGTGCAGCATGCTTTTTCTTTGACTGAAGATAAATATGGGAACTACGTTGTTCAG CATGTCTTGCAACATGGGAAGCCAGAGGAGCGGTCGTCAATTATTCAGAAGCTCACAGGGCAAGTGGTTATCTTGAGCCAGCAGAAATATGCATCTAATGTCATTGAGAAGTGTTTGACCTACGGAACTCCTGAAGAGCGTGATGTCCTTATAAGGGAGATATTTTCTTGTGGTCAAACATTTCAG ACACTGATGAAGGATCAGTTTGGCAACTACGTCGTACAGAAAGTCCTTCAGACCTGTGATGACAAACACCTTGAGATGATCCTGTCAAGCATCAAGGTGCACTTGAACGAGCTGAAGAACTACACATATGGGAAGCATATCGTTGCACGGGTTGAGAAGCTAATTATCACAGGAG AGAACCGGGTGCGGATGGCGTCGAAGCCCTGCCGATGCCAACAGGCGGCGAAGTGCGCTGACGCCGACGCTGATTCTTCTTAA